The window ctgtccttctATATCTTCTCCTTTAATCTAGGATCAATTTTCATATGTCGTTCATGTTTTTTAGAAAATCCTTACATTATCATTAACTTAaggttaaatttgtttttgtattttctcttAACCGTTACAcctttttttgttgtcttaacaatagattgaaattttcatttcaaaatccTTTTGTTTATGACTAGACTTAATCCGGCTACGCTTTAATATGAATCCCTCATTCTAGCAACATATTTGCTTTCCTAAATCATTACCTAACTGTTGTTTGCTGTCGGCTACCTAAACACCCAAGGCGCTTCAAATTTCTAACATTCTCCCTTATTAATTTGTCTGTTTCAACGGACTTACTTACCTGTGTATGTGTGAGTTTGTAAGATCTTTTGTTTTCAAACGCTCTCCCTCTCTAGTGTTTTGCCGGCTTCTAATCAATTTTGCACACTTTTAATCGTTAACTGTCGGCTCTTGCCTCGTCttaagatcagttttcttttgctttaaattCTCTTTAGTTTTCGTGAAATAAAAAGACCAATCTTATCCTTACCGCAATGTGTTTGTAAGTAATTAGCAAACATGCTGTAGCTGTAGTGATCTTCATATTAGTTTTGCTTTCTTGCTTCTGATCCTCGTCCATGAAACGTTTTATTACACGGCTCTAGTCCTTGATGTTTAATTGCCGTGTGTTTCAGGCAAAATTTTTTACGCTTAACacatttttgggttttttcCAAAAACACGAAGAAAATTAAGTGGTTTAGGAAAAGTGATCGAGGGAAAAATATGCCTAACTAGGGggtaaatttaattgttatggaaattttctttttataacttcaagataaataaatctttaaaagttCTAGTGTCcagaagattttataaaaaatgatcaatatCCTGAATgtgatcataaaatttacattGCAAAAAAgatctctatataaaaaatggaatagaattttattgAAGATTAACTGATAGGAAATCGAAAATCAACATCATTATTAGAAGATAAATTTCAAGGAAATTCAACATCTACATCCTAAGatgatagttttaaataaaattctgttTATAAACTCTACTCTTTATAACTATTCTAAGgcctataataaaaaaaccgaACACAAGAAAACACAACTACAACTAGAATCAAAGGAAACCCAAAAATTAATTCCGAGTGTAAAAACcgatcaaaatttaaatagaaatcaaAGATGGGCTAAACGGAAcggaagaactgaactagaactagaagtgaactagaactgaactagaactgaactagaactgaactagaactgaactagaactgaactagaactgaactagaactgaactagaactgaacttgaactgaactagaactgaactagaactgaactagaacttaactagaacttaactagaactgaactagaactgaactagaactgaactagaactgaactagaacagaactagagctgaactagaactgaactagagctgaactagaactgtctatctatctatctatctatctatccatttatattatctttaatgcattttaattccttgaaattctttaaaatttttaaagctaactttttttcattggaacaaaaaaatcgaaattttaaaatatttcactatATTTTCGCTTTAATTTCCTTCAACTAATTATATTTCCCAGgaaatttaacaatttctcTCTTCCTGTTTTTGACTGTTTTTcctaaactaattttaattgtgATCGTTTGACTTTACCTTAATCAAGGACATgaacatttaacaaataaaattcgcGTTTTGTCATAAATAAACTTTCCTATTCgcagaaatttaaagaaatttctctctatctctttataatgtcaacattattaaattcatattaaacATGTATGTGACAATCAAGAAAGGGCAACCATTAACCTATTGTTTAAAGATTTGGAAatagagaaacaaaaaataattctcaAAATCCCGCACACAGTTAGATAGCATGGAATTGACAGACCATTGCCTATCAAACAGAGAGATTTGGCATTGACAACATGTTAATAAACGACCTTTCTATGTGTATCTATTTAAATCCTCTCCATGCACACGACCATAAAACGAGCATTGTTAGAGAACATGTTTTATGATCTATTGTCTGATCACGACAAACAATTGTAAATCCATATGACACAACTCCTCTGATCATAAAGAATCTATTGTTGTTTCATTCATTAATTTCGCACTTCTAGACAAAGGGATCAGTTTACAggcaaaacaaatataaaatgaaaagggATCTGCACTAAACGAACACTAGAAGAGGATTATAGAGATAAGGagagcaagaaaaaaaaaagagcgaCAAATGTTTTCTTTGGTAATTACCCAAGGATGTTTAAGTTcaggtactttttcttttacttcGGTATCCTTTTACATCGTTAttggcaaaaacaacaactactaccaaCCTTCAGAAATGTCCTTTGTTAAGgatcattttaaaaactttatgctGATTTAATCTTAACTAGAAATTTCATGGTGTTTTTCGGATTTCTTAGAAGATCgatcataaaaatatgtttagaatattttttaagtactttCCTTAAAGGATCAGGTCACACTTTATTACACACAGACACTCTCAATCcataagaaaacaataaatgcCTGCTGTTTATTCACGGTATATGGATTTTgacgaatttgaaaaaaaaaaacacacacacacttagaCGCCGCATGTAAaactaaaagattttaaaatcttgatgatgtgcaacaacaacaacaataacagtaactatagacaaactattaaatactaaaacatttaaagGTCATTGTCATTTCTCCCTTCAGTCAATCCCTAACACTATCTCTCCCTTTAGCCATTCCCAAGAGTAAACGATCCGACAGTTACAGACCTCACACTTATCATTTTGTTTGATCATCAAGTCTTTGGAAGAAAGTAACAGGATATGCCGCTTACAAAATGTGTTACATCTATTAGATACAATGCCATTGTCTGACAATTGTCATTAATCATCAAATATACATTTCATTTGCTGAAGTGGTATCATGTTACAAACTCTATTAAGgtttttggaaattaaattaCACAGACTGTaatgcattaaaaataaaaaaaatatatagatttcaTCCTGCACCATGACCAATTGTTAaaggttttgaaatttttggaaaatatgttatatttgtgtaaaagtatgaaaattattttatggcTACTTCCGGATTATAAATGAATCTAatgatatttaattataatgtcCTTTgagtaataaaagttttataaaatcacCTGTTGTAGTCCAGTTcggttctcttctagttctcttctagttctcttctatatctgttcttgttctcttctattttagttctgttctagttcagttcagttctagttcagttctagttcagttctagttcagttctaattcagttctagttcagttctagttcagttctagttcagttctagttcagttcaactgaactagaactgaactagaactgaactagaactgaactagaactgaactagaactgaactagaactgaactagaactgaactagaactgatctagaactgaactagaactgaactagaactgaactagaactgaactagaactagaactgaactagaactgaactagaactagaactgaactagaactgaactagaactgaactagaactgaactagaactgaactagaactgaactagaactgaactagaactgaactagaactgaactagaactgaactagaactgaactagaactgaactagaactgaactagaactgaactagaactgaactagaactgacctagaactgaactagaactgaactagaactgaactagaactgaactagaactgaactagaactgaacttgaactgaactagaactgaactagaactgaactagaacttaactagaacttaactagaactgaactagaactgaactagaactgaactagaactgaactagaacagaactagagctgaactagaactgaactagagctgaactagaactgtctatctatctatctatctatctatccatttatattatctttaatgcattttaattccttgaaattctttaaaatttttaaagctaactttttttcattgaacaaaaaaatcgaaattttaaaatatttcactatATTTTCGCTTTAATTTCCTTCAACTAATTATATTTCCAGgaaatttaacaatttctcTCTTCCTGTTTTTGACTGTTTTTcctaaactaattttaattgtgATCGTTTGACTTTACCTTAATCAAGGACATgaacatttaacaaataaaattcgcGTTTTGTCATAAATAAACTTTCCTATTCgcagaaatttaaagaaatttctctctatctcttataatgtcaacattattaaattcatattaaacATGTATGTGACAATCAAGAAAGGGCAACCATTAACCTATTGTTTAAAGATTTGGAAatagagaaacaaaaaataattctcaAAATCCCGCACACAGTTAGATAGCATGGAATTGACAGACCATTGCCTATCAAACAGAGAGATTTGGCATTGACAACATGTTAATAAACGACCTTTCTATGTGTATCTATTTAAATCCTCTCCATGCACACGACCATAAAACGAGCATTGTTAGAGAACATGTTTTATGATCTATTGTCTGATCACGACAAACAATTGTAAATCCATATGACACAACTCCTTGATCATAAAGAATCTATTGTTGTTTCATTCATTAATTTCGCACTTCTAGACAAAGGGATCAGTTTACAggcaaaacaaatataaaatgaaaagggATCTGCACTAAACGAACACTAGAAGAGGATTATAGAGATAAGGagagcaagaaaaaaaaaagagcgaCAAATGTTTTCTTGGTAATTACCCAAGGATGTTTAAGTTcaggtactttttcttttacttcGGTATCCTTTTACATCGTTATTGGCAAAACAACAAACTACTACCAACCTTCAGAAATGTCCTTTGTTAAGgatcattttaaaaactttatgctGATTTAATCTTAACTAGAAATTTCATGGTGTTTTTCGGATTTCTTAGAAGATCgatcataaaaatatgtttagaatattttttaagtactttCCTTAAAGGATCAGGTCACACTTTATTACACACAGACACTCTCAATCcataagaaaacaataaatgcCTGCTGTTTATTCACGGTATATGGATTTTgacgaatttgaaaaaaaaaaacacacacacacttagaCGCCGCATGTAAaactaaaagattttaaaatcttgatgatgtgcaacaacaacaacaataacagtaaCTATAGACAAACTATTAAATACTAAACATTTAAAGGTCATTGTCATTTCTCCCTTCAGTCAATCCCTAACACTATCTCTCTTTAGCCATTCCCAAGAGTAAACGATCCGACAGTTACAGACCTCACACTTATCATTTTGTTTGATCATCAAGTCTTTGGAAGAAAGTAACAGGATATGCCGCTTACAAAATGTGTTACATCTATTAGATACAATGCCATTGTCTGACAATTGTCATTAATCATCAAATATACATTTCATTTGCTGAAGTGGTATCATGTTACAAACTCTATTAAGgtttttggaaattaaattaCACAGACTGTaatgcattaaaaataaaaaaaatatatagatttcaTCCTGCACCATGACCAATTGTTAaaggttttgaaatttttggaaaatatgttatatttgtgtaaaagtatgaaaattattttatggcTACTTCCGGATTATAAATGAATCTAatgatatttaattataatgtcCTTTgagtaataaaagttttataaaatcacCTGTTGTAGTCCAGTTcggttctcttctagttctcttctagttctcttctatatctgttcttgttctcttctattttagttctgttctagttcagttcagttctagttcagttctagttcagttctagttcagttctaattcagttctagttcagttctagttcagttctagttcagttctagttcagttctagttcagttctagttcagttctagttcagttctagttcagttctagttcagttctagttcagttctagttcagttctagttcagttctagttcagttctagttcagttctagttcagttctagttcagttctagttcagttctagttcagttctagttcagttctagttcagttctagttcagttctagttcagttctagttcagttctagttcagttctagttcagttctagttcagttctagttcagttctagttcagttctagttcagttctagttcagttctagttcagttctagttcagttctagttcagttctagttcagttctagttcagttctagtttagttctagttcagttctagttcagttctagttcagttctagttcagttctagttcagttctagttcagttctagttcagttctagttcagttctagttcagttagttttcttctagttctgttctgtttgttctagttctgttctagttcagttctagttcagttctagttctgttctagttctgttctagttctgttctagttctagttctgttctagttctgttctagttctgttctagttctgttctagttctgttctagttctgttctagttctgttctagttctgttctagttctgttctagttctgttctagttctgttctagttctgttctagttctgttctagttctgttctagttctgttctagttctgttctagttctgttctagttctgttctagttctgttctagttctgttctagttctgttctagttctgttctagttctgttctagttctgttctagttctgttctagttctgttctagttctgttctagttctgttctagttctgttctagttctgttctagttctgttctagttctgttctagttctgttctagttctgttctagttctgttctagttctgttctagttctgttctagttctgttctagttctgttctagttctgttctagttctgttctagttctttctagttctgttctagttctgttctagttctgttctagttctgttctagttctgttctagttctgttctagttctgttctagttctgttctagttctgttctagttctgttctagttctgttctagttctgttctgttctagttctgttctagttctgttctagttctgttctagttctgttctagttctgttctagttctgttctagttctgttctagttctgttctagttctgttctagttctgttctagttctgttctagttctgttctagttctgttctagttctgttctagttctgttctagttctgttctagttctgttctagttctgttctagttctgttctagttctgttctagttctgttctagttctagttctgttctagttctgttctagttctgttctagttctgttctagttctgttctagttctgttctagttcttttcaagttctgttctagttctgttctagttgttctagttcagttctagttcagttctagttcagttctacttcagttctagttcagttctagttcagttctagttcagttctagttcagttctagttcagttctagttctagttcagttctagttcagttctagttcagttctagttcagttctagttctgttctagttctgttctagttctgttctggttctgttctagttctgttctagttctgttctagttctgttctagttctgttctagttctgttctagttctgttctagttctgttctagttctgttctagttctgttctagttctgttctagttctgttctagttctgttctagttctgttctagttctgttcttttctagttctgttctagttcagttctagttaaaatGCTATTCCACTTCTGACCTATCCTTTGTACCGTCGAAAATGAATCAAGGCAATAAGTGCATTTTTCATGTGAATCCATCTAAGTATAAGTAAACTCCTTgaagagaatttttatttcaacgtCGAACATCAAAGGACAAGAGAAAAGAGCGTTATAAAGAGAGCCTTAAAATGAGAGAGAGACCAAGCAGTCAGGTATAAAAGCCGAATGAAAATTGACAAACACTATCAGTCTGCCTTCGGCCAGCAAAACAAACACAAcactttttaaagcaaaaaattaattttaaactaaaaatcagCAGAAAAATGGCTCCCTCACAAATGGAAAATCAACAAGAACAAACTTTGGGCCAAGGATACACCCACAAGAAGTTCAACTGCGGCTATTCACACAAAAAATTGGGTCTACGTCTCAGAAAACGTGAGcaggaaaataaagaaaatctctcGCAAAATCAAAGTGATCAAGTCAAATCAAACAAACCTGCATCTAAAGGACTCTTCCGTCCTTATGCCTTAGATAACAACAATACCCCCAGAAAACGTAAACTCTCTACATCATCAGAATCGTCAGAGGAAAGTTATTACACACCTATCATCACATCAGCCCAAACATCATATTCATATCAGCAGCAATCATCACAACTTGGGATAACAGCTACTGCAACATCCTCTCCTCAGACTTGTCCATCTCCCGCCCTAAGTCCCAATTCCTATGCCATGCGCTTACAAAGACAACGTGCTGCCCTCTATATGCGTTATATGAtgcaaatgcaacaacaaaatccCACTGCTGTACAAACTGCAACCGGTTATCCCATGGGTTATCCCAATATTACAGCTCCCATTTTCAATGGTTTCTAAATTTGGGAATTTACTCAAAAATcgttaatttgttgttaaagttTGTTACGTGATAGATGTTCTTTAGAAGAATAGATTTAGTTTTtaagtgttatttttaaaatagagacaaaagacttatttatttatagaaaatcccctaaaaaatatatggaaaataatttaaaatacaaatatcttAATGCCGTTTTTACTCTAAAagctaaattattaaaaattcttactcaattctagttctatttcttttctgttcttgttcagttctagttcagttctagttctagttcagttctagttcagttctagttcagttctagttcagttctagttcagttctagttcagttctagttcagttctagttcagttctagttcagttctagttcagttctagttcagttctagttcagttctagttcagttctagttcagttctagttcagttctagttcagttctagttcagttctagttcagttctagttaatttctagttctgttctagttctgttcta of the Lucilia cuprina isolate Lc7/37 chromosome 2, ASM2204524v1, whole genome shotgun sequence genome contains:
- the LOC111679634 gene encoding uncharacterized protein LOC111679634, whose translation is MAPSQMENQQEQTLGQGYTHKKFNCGYSHKKLGLRLRKREQENKENLSQNQSDQVKSNKPASKGLFRPYALDNNNTPRKRKLSTSSESSEESYYTPIITSAQTSYSYQQQSSQLGITATATSSPQTCPSPALSPNSYAMRLQRQRAALYMRYMMQMQQQNPTAVQTATGYPMGYPNITAPIFNGF